From the Oceanivirga salmonicida genome, the window CCAGGTACATATGAACAAGTAAAAGATATACTAGATAGATATTATGTAAGTGTCGGTGGAGTTTTAACATTTAAAAATAATAGAAAAACCAGTGAAATGGTATCTAAAATTCCATTAGATAGAATAGTCTTGGAAACAGATAGCCCTTATTTAACACCAGAGCCATATAGAGGTAAAAGAAATAATCCAATATTTACTGAATATGTTGCAAAAAAAATTGCAGATATTAAGGGGATAAGTTATGAAGAAGTTGTAGAAACTACAACTATTAATGCATATAAAGGGTATAAATTATGGAAATAGGAGTAGATATAGTTTCTGTTGAAAGAATAAAAAAAGCTTTATCTAAAGATGGCTTTAGAGAAAAAATTTATACTGAAAATGAAATAAAATATTGTGAAAGTAGAAAAAATAAATTTGAATCTTATGCATGTAGATTTGCAGCAAAAGAAGCCTTTTCAAAAGCGATGGGTACAGGTTTTAGAGGAAATTTTAATTTTCTAGATATAGAAATAAAAAATAATGATATGGGTAAACCATATATAAAATATAAACAACATAAAGTTAAACTTAGCATATCACATGAAAAAGATTATGCTATCGCAACAGTATTACTAGAAGAGGAGCTTTAATGAAAGATACAAAAAGAGTTTTAATATTAGGTTTTGCATTGTTTGCTATGTTCTTTGGTGCGGGTAATGTACTTTTACCAAGTGCCATAGGTTTAAGAGTTGGAGAGCATCTCTTATTAGCAACAATAGGTTTTGTAATTACAGGGGTAGGACTACCTTTAGTTGGATTATTAGTCGTATTTAAAAATAAAGGGAATTATCTAACTTTATTTGATCCTATGGGTAAAATGTTTAGTAAGATTTTTTTACTACTAGCCTTTTTATCAATAGGACCAATAATCGCTATACCAAGAACAGCTGCAACTACATTTGAAATGGGAATATACCCTATTTTCCCTAGTGTAAATGCAACTATTGTAACAGGAATATTTTTTGTATTATGTATACTTTTTTGTATAAATAAGGCAAAAGTATTAGATGAAATAGGTAAAATATTAACTCCCTTATTATTAATAACTTTAATAATATTAATAGTATTAGGAATATTTAATAAAGACACAGTAGTTAATCCAGTAACAGTAAAAAATGTTTTTACTTTTTCATTTTTAGAAGGGTATAATACATTAGATGCAATAGCAGCTATAATATTTGGACAGTTAATATACAAAGCTGTTAAAAATGAAAAAAATGCTATGAAATTATCTATTAAAGCTTCATTTATAGCATTAATAGGATTGATGGGAGTTTATGCAGGACTTATGTATTTAGGAAATACAGTAAATATACCTAATGCCATTCAATATGACAGAACAGAATATACTATAAAAATAACAGAAGTTTTACTTGGAAATTATGGTAAAATTATATTAGGAATAATAACTTCATTAGCATGTCTTACAACAGCTATTGGACTTATAGCATCTGTTAGTGAATTTTTTGAAGAATTGTTAAACGAAAAAATTGATTATAAGATAATTGTAATCGTAATATCTACTATTTCTTTTATAATCTCACAATTAAAAGTAGATATAATAATAAAATTAGCAGGTCCGATATTAAATGTATTTTACCCAGTACTTATTGTATTAATTGGACTTACAATATTTAAGGGTAGACTAATAACTGATAGGGTTATATTTTACACAACATATACAACATTAACAATTGCTATTATAGATCAAATAATGGCTAACACATTGCCACTTAGTCAAATAGGAATGGCTTGGCTTGTCCCTACGGTTATCGTATTAATGATTAGTATATTAGTAAAAGAGTTTAAATATGGATATAAAAGTTGAGAAAAAAAAGCAAGACGTTATAAAAAAGAGTGCTAAATTATTTTATTATCAAGGTTATGTAAATACAGGTATTAGTGAAATATTAAAAGAATGTAAAATACCTAAAGGGTCATTTTATTACTATTTTAAAAATAAAGAAGATTTATTAGTACAAGTAATTGATTACCATTCTGATAATTTAATTAAATTTTTTGATGCTGTTGTTGATGATTTATCAAGTGTAAAGTTAAAACTATTTTTCAATAAGTATTTTAATAGTATAATAGATAATGATTATCATGGTGGTAGCCTTTTAGGTAATATTGCTATAGAAATGTCAGATATAAACGAAGATGTAAGAAAAGAAGTATTAAAAAACTATAAAAAAATTGAATTAAGACTTACCTTATTTTTAGAAATGTTAAAAAAAATTAATTCAAGATATGAGCATATTAATTCAGAAAAAGTTTCAAAAATTTTACTTAATCAAATGGAAGGAACTATGCTAAAGTTAAAGTTAAATAAAGACAAAAGCGAAATAGACGTTTTTTTTGAATTGTTTGATTATATAATGTATAACGAAGAATAAAAAAATAATGTGTTTATGTGAAAGCA encodes:
- the brnQ gene encoding branched-chain amino acid transport system II carrier protein, which produces MKDTKRVLILGFALFAMFFGAGNVLLPSAIGLRVGEHLLLATIGFVITGVGLPLVGLLVVFKNKGNYLTLFDPMGKMFSKIFLLLAFLSIGPIIAIPRTAATTFEMGIYPIFPSVNATIVTGIFFVLCILFCINKAKVLDEIGKILTPLLLITLIILIVLGIFNKDTVVNPVTVKNVFTFSFLEGYNTLDAIAAIIFGQLIYKAVKNEKNAMKLSIKASFIALIGLMGVYAGLMYLGNTVNIPNAIQYDRTEYTIKITEVLLGNYGKIILGIITSLACLTTAIGLIASVSEFFEELLNEKIDYKIIVIVISTISFIISQLKVDIIIKLAGPILNVFYPVLIVLIGLTIFKGRLITDRVIFYTTYTTLTIAIIDQIMANTLPLSQIGMAWLVPTVIVLMISILVKEFKYGYKS
- a CDS encoding TetR/AcrR family transcriptional regulator, encoding MDIKVEKKKQDVIKKSAKLFYYQGYVNTGISEILKECKIPKGSFYYYFKNKEDLLVQVIDYHSDNLIKFFDAVVDDLSSVKLKLFFNKYFNSIIDNDYHGGSLLGNIAIEMSDINEDVRKEVLKNYKKIELRLTLFLEMLKKINSRYEHINSEKVSKILLNQMEGTMLKLKLNKDKSEIDVFFELFDYIMYNEE
- the acpS gene encoding holo-ACP synthase — encoded protein: MEIGVDIVSVERIKKALSKDGFREKIYTENEIKYCESRKNKFESYACRFAAKEAFSKAMGTGFRGNFNFLDIEIKNNDMGKPYIKYKQHKVKLSISHEKDYAIATVLLEEEL